TGGAACGGGCCTTGCGTATAGAACGAACCTTGCGTATGGAACGAACCTGGAACGTCCAAGAAGTAGCCTGGTTTGTCAGTGTGGCAAGGGGAGTGGACAATCCCGTTACCTTGGAGTATCGAACCAGCACCGCCAATGGCAAAGGCTTGTTGGGAGTGGTATCCCTGATGATGAACGTAAAAGCGGGCGAAGCCGTACGTTTGGTCGTGACCGGTTCCGGTTCTTCCGACGCGATAAGGGTGTTAGTGGACCAGCTGCCAGTGGGAGTTGTAGTGGAACCGTCGGCGTCGGAGAAGAGTATTCTTCTTTAAGGAGATTGATGCCAAAAAAAGTCCAGCTCATGGCTGGATTTTTCATTTGCTGGAATGCAGCAGGCTCTGGTTGGGGTCTTTTACGCTTTTGATCAGCTCGGCACGGATGATATACCGTTCAGGGGCGCTGCCCACCAAGTTAAAGGGATAGCATGTGATGAGGGTGAGGGCGGGTTCTTTGAGAGGGACGATGACCGACCGGTCATCTTCATCCACGATCCAATGCTTACGCACTTGGTACGTATGAGTATAACCGTTCATTTTGACATACAGACGGTCGCCTTCTTCAATTTCCCCGGCTCGGCGGAAAACGGTCTCCCGATGTCCCGCCAAGACGCTGTGGCCGGTTTGACCGGGCAGAACCGTGCCATATCCGATATATTGGCCCACCCCATCAGCCAACTCCTCATCCCCTGTACCGTACACGATAGGGAGAATGGCACCGATCCGGGGGATGACCAACTCCCCGATCAAGTCCCCTCGTTCCGGGGTCCACTCTGTGTCCACGCCTTTATCCAATGTGGGTTGGGTTTGAGTATCGTTCCAGTCATCGGCTACGGCCATGGCCAACTGTGGATCGCGGACCACCACGCGCAACTGGTCCCACCAGTGGTAGCCGTTGTAAATCAAGATGATCCCCCCGAGCAGGATCATGAGAATGGCAATTTTCCGAATCACCGACACTTGCCTCCTTGGGGACGGGTTCCATGGTTGAATCAATCGTTTGGATCGCATCTATCTTACCACGGTCTACCCTTTGGAACAATTGAAATCAAGGGGAAACGGAGCAACCCCGCGATATCTTTTCGCAGGGCTGCTTGAAGACGGTGATCGATGGGAATCAGCGTTTCAAGAGAGTCCATTTCTTACGAAAGAAGAGGAGCGTTCCCAATGCAGCCAACAATCCGCCGACCAGGATACCCCAAGGGTGAGAAGTGGCGGTTTTCGGCAGTTTCGCGCCGTTTTTGACTTGGTCCACCACTTTTTTGCCTTCTTTGGGATCCAGGGTGATGGTACCCTTATCTCCGGGCTTTTTTTCATCATCCGGGGTTTTGCCCCCCGGATCTTTGTTACCCGGGTTTTTGCCGTTTCCATCACCGGGCAGCAGACAGGCCGCTTTTTCATCGATGGTGAAATCCACTTCAGCGGCAATCAGGGGGAAGCGTGACCCATCCACGTCTCCCTCAAAGAAAGCAACTGCCGTGTAATTGCCGGGAGGGAAGCCATTCAGCTCTTTCCGGCTGAACGTATGGGAGTAGGTTAGACCCTGCGCTCGATCAGATTCGTGTTCCAGGAAGAATTCGTCCTTTTCATTGTCCAAGAAAAAGCTTGCCAGTTCACCCCACCAACCGTCGTCCCATGGAAACACGATGATCGTCCAAATTCCTTCGGCACTTTCGGCATGGGAAAGGCCGGTGTCAATGGTCAATCCCGTTTCGGAACAAGCAGGCAAGGTAACATGCATCTCCGGAATGGTGAACGTGTATGGGTACTTCAAGTCCTGTGTCTCTCCATCGACTTTTCCATCGAAGTGTACGTCGATCTGATAAGTTTCTCCCGGTTCCAACGCATACAGGTTAAAAACGTGGGACTGTTTGGTGCCGTTTCGCTTGTACTTGATTTCATCATCGTTGTTAAGCGTGAACACCCATGTTCCGCTGGCTTCCTTCGCGTTCGGGATCGAAGCCTCCACAATAAGGGAAGCAAGATCCTTTTCCTCGTTATAGTCAAAGGAGTGATTGACGGTCAGTTGGTACTCTTTTCCCGGTTCCGGTTTTTCCACGGAGAAGCGGTAACGCTCATTCAATTCAACACGTTGGCCGTCCACATATCCCTTAAAAGAGACAGCGGCGGTGTAGTCACCGGCAGGAAGGTGGCTAAACATGCCGGTTGCCGTATGATCAGGATGGATCACCACTTTTTCCGCTTGTTGGCCGTTATGGAGTGTAAACGTCCAGGTGCCGCGGACCTGCTCGCCTCCCACCACTTTGGCGGGGATACGGATTTCGGCTCTCTCGTCATGGACATCATGAGGGCCCAGCTTTAAACCGAGGGAGGAGAGGGTCACGGTACCGGAGGTTTCCAGGGGGAATTCCCAAATAAAGAATTGAATCGTGCCTTTAAACTGAACGGTGACTTCATGTTTACCGGCAGGGAGGTTCTGAAATGTTCCCCTGGCGGATGTTTCACTGTATTTCTTTACCTCGGCTTGTGTGCCATCAGGGAGGGTAAAGGTGAAATTCCCTTTGGTAATCGCTCCGATGGGGGCCACGTTCCGAATGTAGGCATCCACTACTCCCTGGTTGTTGTCTTGGTTGACGCGGCCTTCCAGTTCCAATTGAATATTTTCCTGCGCTTCTGCGGCTTTTATTTCCGCCTGTTTTTGTTGATTGCGATCGATGCTGTCTTCAGACTGGTTGGTTCCGGACTCGGAGCCTTCTTTATCCTCCGTTTTTGTTCTTTCTTTTTCATGAGGAACATCTCCTAATGGTTTCTCCTGAGGATCGGCAGTGTTGACATCCCCTTGTTGCATATTTGCCTCTCCGATCGTGCCGGTGCTCCCTTCAAGGGAGTTGGCGAATACAAGGCCTGACGGCATGATGGTGAGCAGCATGGCAAAAACCATTAGAAGTGAGAGTTTTCTCAAGTTTAACCCTCCTTATAATCGTAACCAAATTTTGCACAAAAACAGTTTATCACGGGCCCATCAAGTGGACAATATCAACCATCTGAACAGAACAATCCCTTATATTCCAAATTACTACTAAAATTACGAAAGAAAATTTTCGCAAAGTTATATTCATCTGCCTTCAGGGTGGGGTTTGCATGTGATCAGATGAAGAAGAGAGGATAGATTTCCAGAAGGCTCCATTAGAAATCAGTTAAAAATGTGAAAAAACAATGGGGAGTTCGACTCCAATCGACAAAACTTTTTCATAAAATAAGACTTTATTCCTATATATAGGTGATAAGGCGTGTTTTTCCGATCGCTTTCACAGCCTTTTAAGAAGTCCGGTTTCCAGATACAATAAAGGGAAGGGACGGCGGATCATCCCGCACAACCCCCTTTGATAGGAGTGATGGGGATGCAACCGATGGTCGAGTTTTGTCTCAGCCGGTTAACCCCCGAGGTCATGGAAGTGAAGGAAGAGTTGGAAAAAGATCCGGAGATCGAGGTGTTAGAAAGCCCCTGCTTGGGCAATTGTGAGCTGTGTGCACAGACCCCCTATGCCATGGTGAATGGGGAGATTGTCACCGGAGAAAGCCGACAGGAGCTGCTTGCCAATATCCGCTCTGAAATCGAAAAGCAGCAAAAGCAGATGGAAGATCTGTTCGACCTGCTTTAAAAGCCTTCCTTTACTGGGTGGAAAAATCGAATATCATGCGGTTTGTCCGGCTCCATGGCCGTGATCATAAACAAAACCCAGTGCCCATGAAGGCGCCGGGTTTTTGTTTTTCTTATCAGAAAAGCCACTTTCCGTCTTTTTGGACCAGATGGCCGTCCAGGTGGATTTCCCCGCCTTCGCGTAAGTCTTTGACCATGTCCCAATGGACGGCGGACCGATTGGTGCCGCCGCATTCCTCATAGGCTCGGCCCAAAGCCAAGTGGATGCTGCCGCCGATTTTTTCGTCAAAGAGAATGTTGCGGGTATGTTCCTGGATTCCGTTGTTGCAACCGATCCCCAGCTCTCCCAGGTAACGGGCGCCTTCATCGGTGTTCAGCACCTGGTGGAGATAATCTTCTCCTTTTTCCGCGGAAGCTTCCACCACTTTTCCTTCGCGGAAGGTGAGGCGAATCCCCGAAACTTCACGACCGGCGAGTACAGCGGGCCATTCATATGTAATCGTCCCCTCTGTTTTTCCTTCCAGGGGAGCAAAAAAGAACTCACCCCCGGGCATATTGTTTTCCCCTCCGTCAATTACACCCTGACGACCTTCAATACTAAGGGTGAGATCCGTCCCTTTACCTATGATGCGCACCTTTCTCGCCTCATTGAAGCGGGTGTTGGCTTTCTCCATAGCTTGTTTGAGGGAAGGCCAATCGATGTTTACCGCTTTGTAAACAAAGTCTTCATAGTCCGGCAAGGAACGGTCGGCATCTTGAGCGAGGGCGGGAGTCGGGAAGACCGTGACCACCCAGCGGGCTTCATTACGCATGAAGCGTTCCATTATGGGCATGGAGGCTTTGCGGCGCCGTTGGATTTTATCCGGATCGATCCCGGTCAGATCACGGCGGTTTTCTGGTGCGTCAATGTTGATGGTGGCATCGGCCTGTTGGTAAACGGTTCGTATGATGTCCGGAATGTGGTCCAGCTGGTCTTCGCTGGCTTCCTCAAACAAGATACGGGCGTATGTGGACCCCAGGTCAACAAACGGAAATCCCCCTCGACGCACAATGAGACGGTACACTTCTTCAATTAATGGCCGGGCGAGAGGAGTGGAATGGATCACAACCTGATCACCTTTTTTCACTCGGATGGAGTGGTCCACCAGAGTGGAGGCGAGCTGTTTCACACGGGGATCGGGCATGTCGATCATCCTTTCAGATGGATTGGAAACGATTAGAACATCATCGGCTGCCTAAGCAGCCACACTCACTATACCATAGCTGGAGAATGCTTTCGGGTAAGGAAACCCCCATGAAACTTTTGATTGAAAGATTCGATCTCATCGGTTAAAATGGAAACAAATGTTCTTGTTGGATGGTGTTGGATTCCCTCGTTTTAACACCTTATACATCCAATGGAGTAAAGATATAACAGATTAAGCGTAATTCCGTCTATTCATGTTTGATTTTCTGGCAATGTAGGGTATCATTCTGATAATCGGACAAGTGGATGGAGAGGCAGGGGGCAATCATGGTCGAACGGCAGCGGGTGGAGAGGGAAATGGAGAGATTACGTTCCACTATGGAACGGGAAGCAGCGAAACGGGGTCTGTATCACCCCGTTGTGATTCATATCAGTCAACAATTGGACAAGCTTCACAATGAATGGAATCGTCTGCAGAAAACGGAGGAAAAAGACGTCTACATGATGCGGTGCTACCCCTACGAAATCCGGGAAGCGGCCATTGGCTCTTGCATGAACCGTCCTGCCGGGCACGGGTCTGGTTGTATCTCCTGCATCATCTCGGTATAATGGAGTTACCATCCATCACGCCACTGAAGGAGGGATGTTGCGTGATTGAATTGTCGGAGCGAGCCGGACACCGGATTCGTGAGATGCTCCAGGATGAAGAAGATCCCGATCAGTACCTCCGTGTCGGCGTCAAAGGCGGAGGTTGCAGCGGGTTTACCTATAGCATGGGATTTGAAGGAACCAAGACCGATCAGGATGAGGAAGTGGAACTGCACGGCATTCGTGTTTTGGTGGACAAGGAGAGCGAACCGTTGATCCGCGGTCTGCAGATCGATTACAAGGAATCGATGATGGGCGGGGGTTTCACCATCCAAAACCCCAACGCCATCGCCACCTGCGGCTGCGGCACCTCCTTCCGGACGGCGACGAAAGAAGGTATGCCGGAGAAGTGTTAAGGCGCAGGGGTTGCGGACTAGGCGATAGATTTTTATCGGTTATCAACCGTTGATTCAAGGATGATACGCATCATTTAACCGCCTCTTGACGGTATTGCACCGTTAGGAGGCGGTTTTTTGTGCGAAGAAAACGAGTAACAGCTCGGGCAGCATCGACAGAAAATACGCAACAACGAAAGCTTAAATTAGAGCTTAACGCAGCATTTGAGTATTTTATTAGCGCGAAGAAAGGTGAGGGTTTACGGGATCGAACGATTAAAGATTACTCAAATGCATGGCGATATTTTTGCACCTGGATGGTATGGGATCGATTGGGAGAGAATCGGATTTTATGGCATGTTCTATGATAAATCCGGTCGCGGATTTACGATCGCTGCTGGACAAGTGGTAGAAGAGGCGGGGGAAGTCGAAGCGGTATAACGTAGGATGGCGCCGCAAGGCGCCTTTTTATAAATCCAACCAAGAAAAGAATGAGGAACAACAGAAAGGCGGAGATTCCAGGACGTGTCCAACTGTCCAGTGTGAGGCTTCGATGAACGGACAGCACGACGGGTGTTAGCAAGAATGAGCAAGAGCGTGGCATAAATGGGAGTCATAATTTTTTTTCGCGTTAACCTGCAAAATGGCGTCCGTAACCTCGTAATGAGGGGAAAAGTTGAGCAAAAACGCCACACCAGACGATCAACCAACCAACTATATAGGTAAGAGCAAATATAGATGACAAAGCGCAGAGGAGACAAAGAGGAAGACCACAACGATTAACTTGATCTTTGTGCTGTTCAATTGGAAAATGCCACTCTGGAGTAAATCATACCGGAGCGGCATTTAAATTTTTTCCTATACGATCAAACGAACAAAAATAGTTAATGCACAGACCGATCCTGCTATTATAATGAAAATCGAGCCTTTCCGGTCCCTATCAGCTTTCAAGTCCATAATCCCAAATATACATAATGCTATGGCTGCTAGGATTACTCCTATATCAACCCAAAGCATACTGTCCGTAGCTACCGAGATAAAGAATAGGATGACGAGTAAAGTGATCACGATAACTTTAATTAGTGTTTTCGCTTTCCCTGTGTTCTTTTTATTGTTCACCAAAATAAAACTCCCTCCTTCAAAAAAAAGGTATATTTTCATTATAAGCACATAGCGCAGGGTTTTCAATCCAAAAAATTTTTCAAATACATATTGACTTATTTATTTACTATATAGTATATTTCAGCGTGGGTTGAAAAATTACACCAAATTAGGAAGGAAGATTCCTGTGAAAAACAGCTTGTTCAAGTGTATTATTCTAATTTCGGCTTTTTCTCTCGTTTTTTCAGCATTGGTGCCTTCCTTTGCGATGGCTGCACCAAATGATGTGGCTAACAGGAATGATATTTTTGAGGAGCTAAGGCAAGATGAAGACATTAAAGACATCAAAGTTGTAAACCAGAATCAGATTGTTGTCTACTTTGAGGATGGAAATATTGTGTCTGTTACACGTGACAAAAAAACTAATAAGGTAACGTTAGACTCTAACACAATGGATAATTCCGAAGTAGTTGAAATGGAGTCAATGGTTAACGAGTTAATCTCAAATTTTAGTGAGGGGTTAGCGCAAGAAACAGAAGATGGAATAATGATGGCAGCAAAGTGTAGCAAATACAAATACGTTACGACACTGAAAGGGAGTAATAAATTTCAAAAAGCCGCTTTAAAAGTTGCTCTAACTGCTCTAATGTTGATCATTGGACAGAAATTCGTGGTGGGAGGATTGGCGATATTACTGTCAGTAATAGATGATATCCTCCCTCGCGATCAATATGTAAAGACAGATGTGTATTATAAAAAATGTGGCAAGAAAATAACTGCTAAATATATTTCCAAATATTATAAGAAGTCTAATTACACGGGCTACATTAGAACCCAGACAAGATATAAGACGGTTAACTTGAGATAGCATTTGTTAAATGGATATGTATGAGGCGCTACACACGGCGCCTTATTTTTTTGTCCCAAAATGCTGATATAAGAACGGGAGGAGGAAGGTGTATTGGTGTATTTAAATTATTTCCACACGTATCGTGTGACCATGTGAACTTTATGTACGTCAGTTGCAAATGCATTATAGAGGGAGTATTTCTGCTTTGATCTTATGATGATGAGCATTGGTATCAAAATGCGGTCTTACTTTATGGAGAGGGTATTTTCTGTTGATGGGATGGGGGCGGGGATTCCCCTTGCGCGTTTTGGCCGATCGCTCTTTCCTTCAAACCCAAGGGTGCCTATACTGGCGTTCTTTTTTTATTTGCTCATTAGTCCCAAAAGGTGCCATATGTTACCCAAATAAAAAGGAGGTTTTCGATGATGCTGACGGCGGAGATTCTCCCGGTCATTAGAAAGATGAAGGGTTGCTCGCAACAGATTAGGGTCGCTGGTTGGTGTGTCTGTTCGTATATCCGAAAGATCGAGGGATTCGACAGGCCGCTTACAGATACCCTTAGACGAATAATCACGGATGCGCTCAATTTGGACGAATATTTTATCACAGAGGTTACAAGTATGTACGAAAAAGCAAAGGAGAAGGAGTGGAGAGGGTATTCGGAAAATTGATGATCAGACATCTGTAGTGTTTCGTACAGAAAAAGAAGAATTGTCGTTCAGAGATTACCCCGTATTCACCGTATCTTACGCTTGAAGTAAAAACTAACGGCAGTGTGAAGTTACAAACGCCTTTAAAACGGTTTATCCGTGTGCTAGTTGATATTTTCGGTTATGACGCAATAAAAGACGCCGTAGACAATTACCCGGAGATATTACGGAGAGAGGATGCTGACGATGAACGATAAGAAGGCGCAGCCGAACGATAAGCAGTCGTTACTTGACGCCAATGGTTATGAAGTCTACAACCGAGGGGGTTACCGTTTTAATTCGGGGTGTCGGGAGGGGGATCCGCTTTAATTCCGAAGGGGTAGCGCAGGGGTAGGCGGTAGGTATGGCGCAGCGTTTAACCGTTACGTTAGGATTCGATCCGTTATCGACTGTGGTTTTACCTAGGCGTAAGATAACGGGAGGATAGCGGAAGACTGGCGGGAATATCTGCGGAATACATAGCGGGTATCTGCGGCAGGGGGATCGGATGAGAGCGTAGGTATGGCGCAGCGTTACGTAGGATAACGTTATGGTTACGTGGTGGCTGCGCCTGTATACCGTGTGGTGGCGTGTAGGTATCGTATGTATCGCCTGTTGTCGTCATGCTTAACGATAGTTTAAACGCTTCAATCAAAGCAAAGATTTCTTTCTTTCGTTTTTGTTTTCTTTTTTGTCGGCGAAATTCTTCGGAATACCTAACCCCCCCCCCCGTCGGAGGCTCCACGGCTGACGCAAGATAAATCCGTGCATCAAAATTTAACTCACGTAACCCACGAAAGGATAGAGGAAATGACGTTCTTAACGCTTTTATTTGCGCACCTCATCGCAGATTATCCGCTTCAAAGCGACTTCTTGGCGGAGATAAAAGGGCAGAATTAGGCCCAGAGGTAGCGAATGTCGATTTTGTCGTCCCGTAAAGAAGGAAAAGAATACCTTGGATATGGATAACTGCAGCACGACGGTAGATAGCACCGTTTATATAGAAGAATATATTGCCTCCATGGAGACTACGATTTAGAAATGGATGGTGAAAAATTGGGACCAGGGAAGAAAGATATAGTGTGCCTCCCTACTCATTAGGGAAATGATTTCAAGCCATTCAGTAAAACACGGCGACAAGAAAATACGATCTTGGCACGGGAAATGGGTAAAATTAGTCGCCAAAGTAACGTTTAACTCGTCACGGACGTCTTTTATATTATACTGCTTATCATCGTTGGTTGCGCGCTGCTAATTGCTGGCACGCATGCTGACTATTCCTTGTGTTCTTAAAACAACATCCCTCATCTGAATATAAAAAAAGATCAAAACCTGCTTTAGAAAATGTTGCATACGGGATCTGACCTTTATTCTCCAGTCATTATTTCGTTGTTTTCAATATGCCTAAATACTCTTTCCAAGGCCCAACGTCCGCCCTGTATCTCTCGCTCATTACTCGTACGATTTGAGCAATGTGTGTTAAATCATGAACAACCCACGTCGAAAGCAATTCTCTTACCTTTACTACACCGAATGCGGGGTGAGAACCCGTCCATTCAAGGTGCAATTCAGGTTTAATCAGTTCCTTCAGTTTGGTTGTATTTTGTATTCTAATCGTTTTAAATTCAAGTAACTGTTGTTCAATCGACCTTTCTGACTCTTTATTTAAGTGAGAATAACGATCAAAAGGGGGAAAGGGTTTACTTTCCCCTTCCTGAAGAATCATTTCTAATCTCGGGATCCAATTGTTTTTCTCTCCCTCAATGAGGTGATCAATCACTTCAGAGACACTCCAGCTTCCTTCGCCTTCATTATATTGCAACCATGGATCAGATAAACCAGATAAAAAATACTCCAATGTTTGTGGTGTACGCTCCAGCACTTCAATCGCTTCTTCCATATTAAAATTCATATAACTGCTCCTTTCTGTGATTCTTCCCGGTGTACTCTTCCAACAATCTCTTTCAATCAACAGGTATCTGATTCTGTTTTATAGTACAATAAAACCCATCAAATCAAGATTATTTTTACTATTCTATCATTTATTATTGATTATAGAACAACACGGTTCCGCTTTCAACATGTAGGTACAAGACTGTACCCTGCCTAATGATAGATGACATTCCCTCAAAAAGAAACGGCCCGCAAGCCGGCTGCTGAATGCAAAATGCCCGAAGTCAGACACTCCGGGCATTTTGCATATCGGTCCCTCGAGGATCTTTGGAATGAGAGGCTGAATATAAGCTCAAGCGGATACACATATTTCAGTTGGCACGGGGGAGTTTCCGAGGGGAATCGGTAAGGATTCCATGGAACGTGACATCGAATTGATAGCGGTTGTTAGAATCGACTCGATAATGGGTAAAATAGACGGTGAGCGTCTTATAGCCGCTCCAGGGTAAGGAATCCAATCTTTTCAACATCCGGTTGGCAGCGCGGTTCATTTTTTCCCAATCCGTAAGCTCGCCTTGGGAAGTGGTGCCGGTATACGTGCCCTCTAGGGTAAAGGTATTAAAAAATTGGGATTGGTGTTCGGTTGTGGTTATTTTCTTTAGTTTTGCGATGGATGCGATTTGTGCATACATTTTTGAGCTTTTTATATAGAGATGTTGCTTCAAGTAATCGTCGGAAACATGGGGAACCGTCCACTCATCCTGATTGTCCACAAGAAATTGCATATATTGCTGGTATTGACGGTTGAGGTTGGAGTCGTTGCTCAATTGGTGGATATAGTGATCATAATTGGAAACGTCGTTGCTCTTCACATAGTCGTTCAATGTTTTCATGGTGTTGAAATCGTGATGATACATATAGGACTGCAAAGCGAAGGCGTAATTGTAAAAATCCCAGCTCCCATATCGGGCGCGCAAGGTTTGGGCTACCGTATACCGTTGGGCTGGGTCGGAAGACAAACGCTTCACGATGGTTTTCCTCGGGACAACGTTATGAACGCGGGTAGAGCCGGCCAAAAATTCCGCGTTCCCTTCTTGCAGCCAGGTGATCCGTTCGTCTTCATATAGCGGCCCCTCTCCATAGAGTCCCGGTACAAGGTAGCGTCCTTGTAAATAATGAGTAAATTCGTGGCGAAATAATTCTTCCAGGGTGAAGACACTATCTTTGGGTGTCCGTTCGAAAGTGAAGAACGTCCCGATTTCTTCTATATAGATTCCGCCGTTATCGGTGCTGTATCCATACAGAAAGCGATTCATTTTATACTCATCCGGAGAATTGTAAAGGACGACGTTCATGATCTCATCCGCATTTCCAGGCTCCAGCGCTTCATCGCTCCCGACGATTCGGTGAAACTGTGCTTTCACTTCTTTGGATGCCCAGTATAATTGTTGGATTTTTTTTGTCGTGATTCGGTCTCCGGCACGAATGACAAACGTACCATCGTCAAACGTATACACCTTAGGTAAATAGTACTCCTTGCCTTCTTGGATAGCCCTTTCCACATCGACGGGATGTCCGTCATAGTCTTTTCCCTCGTAATCATCCCGAATTTGGATGATAGCGGTGAAGTACGGCTGGCTTAAATAAGAGTAACGTTTCATCGCTTCCGTGACGACCCGAAGCCCTTCCCTTGATTGGCTGTGAAGCTTTCCAAGCAGACTCACATAATAAATACCGTTATTGATCAGCCAGACATTGTCTTTCGTTGGATCCCCCAGTAGCGCATATTGTTCCAGCTCCCCGATGAACGAATCGATATGACCGAACCAGGGGGTTTCTTCAGGGGGCTGATCCGTATCAGAGAGATAGGACTCTATGTCATAGTGGATTCCGCTCATTAGGCTGTAGACGGCGTTTCCCTTTGAGCTCTCCGGCAGATACGCCTCTCGATTCGTGCGGAATTGTTTGAGGATCCTCGTCGCCTCGTTGACCGTGTCCACGTCACTGGACGCGTTTCCGATCAGCTTTCCATAGGCGGAAACGACTTCA
Above is a window of Desmospora profundinema DNA encoding:
- a CDS encoding HPr family phosphocarrier protein → MRVERALRIERTLRMERTWNVQEVAWFVSVARGVDNPVTLEYRTSTANGKGLLGVVSLMMNVKAGEAVRLVVTGSGSSDAIRVLVDQLPVGVVVEPSASEKSILL
- a CDS encoding class D sortase — protein: MIRKIAILMILLGGIILIYNGYHWWDQLRVVVRDPQLAMAVADDWNDTQTQPTLDKGVDTEWTPERGDLIGELVIPRIGAILPIVYGTGDEELADGVGQYIGYGTVLPGQTGHSVLAGHRETVFRRAGEIEEGDRLYVKMNGYTHTYQVRKHWIVDEDDRSVIVPLKEPALTLITCYPFNLVGSAPERYIIRAELIKSVKDPNQSLLHSSK
- a CDS encoding LPXTG cell wall anchor domain-containing protein, which gives rise to MRKLSLLMVFAMLLTIMPSGLVFANSLEGSTGTIGEANMQQGDVNTADPQEKPLGDVPHEKERTKTEDKEGSESGTNQSEDSIDRNQQKQAEIKAAEAQENIQLELEGRVNQDNNQGVVDAYIRNVAPIGAITKGNFTFTLPDGTQAEVKKYSETSARGTFQNLPAGKHEVTVQFKGTIQFFIWEFPLETSGTVTLSSLGLKLGPHDVHDERAEIRIPAKVVGGEQVRGTWTFTLHNGQQAEKVVIHPDHTATGMFSHLPAGDYTAAVSFKGYVDGQRVELNERYRFSVEKPEPGKEYQLTVNHSFDYNEEKDLASLIVEASIPNAKEASGTWVFTLNNDDEIKYKRNGTKQSHVFNLYALEPGETYQIDVHFDGKVDGETQDLKYPYTFTIPEMHVTLPACSETGLTIDTGLSHAESAEGIWTIIVFPWDDGWWGELASFFLDNEKDEFFLEHESDRAQGLTYSHTFSRKELNGFPPGNYTAVAFFEGDVDGSRFPLIAAEVDFTIDEKAACLLPGDGNGKNPGNKDPGGKTPDDEKKPGDKGTITLDPKEGKKVVDQVKNGAKLPKTATSHPWGILVGGLLAALGTLLFFRKKWTLLKR
- a CDS encoding DUF1450 domain-containing protein, encoding MQPMVEFCLSRLTPEVMEVKEELEKDPEIEVLESPCLGNCELCAQTPYAMVNGEIVTGESRQELLANIRSEIEKQQKQMEDLFDLL
- a CDS encoding aminopeptidase — translated: MPDPRVKQLASTLVDHSIRVKKGDQVVIHSTPLARPLIEEVYRLIVRRGGFPFVDLGSTYARILFEEASEDQLDHIPDIIRTVYQQADATINIDAPENRRDLTGIDPDKIQRRRKASMPIMERFMRNEARWVVTVFPTPALAQDADRSLPDYEDFVYKAVNIDWPSLKQAMEKANTRFNEARKVRIIGKGTDLTLSIEGRQGVIDGGENNMPGGEFFFAPLEGKTEGTITYEWPAVLAGREVSGIRLTFREGKVVEASAEKGEDYLHQVLNTDEGARYLGELGIGCNNGIQEHTRNILFDEKIGGSIHLALGRAYEECGGTNRSAVHWDMVKDLREGGEIHLDGHLVQKDGKWLF
- a CDS encoding aspartyl-phosphate phosphatase Spo0E family protein; translation: MVERQRVEREMERLRSTMEREAAKRGLYHPVVIHISQQLDKLHNEWNRLQKTEEKDVYMMRCYPYEIREAAIGSCMNRPAGHGSGCISCIISV
- a CDS encoding HesB/IscA family protein, translating into MELPSITPLKEGCCVIELSERAGHRIREMLQDEEDPDQYLRVGVKGGGCSGFTYSMGFEGTKTDQDEEVELHGIRVLVDKESEPLIRGLQIDYKESMMGGGFTIQNPNAIATCGCGTSFRTATKEGMPEKC
- a CDS encoding DinB family protein, giving the protein MNFNMEEAIEVLERTPQTLEYFLSGLSDPWLQYNEGEGSWSVSEVIDHLIEGEKNNWIPRLEMILQEGESKPFPPFDRYSHLNKESERSIEQQLLEFKTIRIQNTTKLKELIKPELHLEWTGSHPAFGVVKVRELLSTWVVHDLTHIAQIVRVMSERYRADVGPWKEYLGILKTTK